Proteins encoded in a region of the Dreissena polymorpha isolate Duluth1 chromosome 6, UMN_Dpol_1.0, whole genome shotgun sequence genome:
- the LOC127834462 gene encoding uncharacterized protein LOC127834462 has translation MYRDRLSSGLSRTYGGSSPPRGRLPPPSRSAYSPPRVPTMSSRDLDRDRIRDYSPPARRPAPYDSPRGGPPMKRPRPDDGLSGRGPPMRDGPPRSMSREGPSRDSARGPPTFRR, from the exons ATGTACAGAG ACCGTCTCTCTTCTGGACTCAGTCGCACCTACGGAG GTTCGTCCCCTCCCCGTGGGAGGTTACCACCCCCCTCAAGGTCAGCATACTCGCCCCCTAGGGTACCCACAATGAGTAGTAGGGACCTAGATAGGGATCGCATAAGGGACTACAGCCCTCCTGCCCGCAGACCCGCCCCATATGACTCTCCACGTGGGGGTCCCCCAATGAAGAGGCCGAGACCAGATGACGGGTTATCGGGTCGAGGCCCACCCATGAGAGACGGGCCCCCTAGGTCAATGTCTCGGGAAGGACCATCCAGGGACTCTGCCCGAGGACCACCAACTTTCAGGCGTTAG